Proteins encoded in a region of the Mucilaginibacter sabulilitoris genome:
- a CDS encoding DUF3108 domain-containing protein, translated as MKNIFFCLLLATATVANAQTDTIKLPGKQLHTEYLKPGMNQYLIVMTNPKMPKSSFLWYWLRTIKKEKHNNIPAIMITQRWYAADTMAYRSVYSINRASDFDPIYHSETVRGKTNAYNWTATRINGADSVANNSKKGFTLDFSAPNYNWNLDIETFEMLPLAAGKVFAINFYDAGLGPPKYVTHKVTGSEVISYGGKPVDCWKLFTQGTSGKISYTETYWISKVDHEFLREEDDYGQGMHRSKIKMPVNVNM; from the coding sequence ATGAAAAACATATTCTTTTGCCTATTACTTGCAACGGCCACCGTGGCCAATGCACAAACCGATACCATTAAACTGCCCGGTAAACAACTGCATACAGAATATTTGAAACCGGGTATGAACCAGTACCTGATTGTGATGACTAACCCTAAAATGCCTAAAAGCAGCTTTTTATGGTATTGGCTGCGGACTATCAAAAAGGAAAAACACAACAACATCCCAGCAATCATGATTACCCAACGCTGGTATGCCGCCGATACCATGGCTTATCGCAGCGTTTATTCTATTAACCGGGCCAGCGATTTTGACCCTATTTATCACTCAGAGACCGTCAGGGGGAAAACCAATGCTTATAACTGGACTGCTACACGCATTAACGGAGCCGACAGCGTGGCTAATAACAGCAAAAAAGGCTTTACACTTGATTTCAGCGCACCCAATTACAACTGGAACCTGGACATTGAAACTTTTGAAATGCTGCCGCTGGCTGCTGGAAAAGTTTTTGCCATTAATTTTTACGATGCCGGGCTGGGTCCCCCTAAATACGTAACCCACAAAGTGACCGGCAGTGAAGTGATCAGCTACGGCGGTAAACCTGTGGACTGCTGGAAACTATTTACCCAAGGCACTTCCGGCAAAATCAGCTACACGGAAACTTACTGGATCAGTAAAGTGGATCATGAATTCCTGCGCGAAGAAGATGATTACGGGCAGGGTATGCACCGCTCTAAGATCAAAATGCCCGTAAATGTCAACATGTAA
- a CDS encoding TolB-like translocation protein — MTRIRLYLLSVMLLPALLFGQGKKRLLIDSGATSQVFAPGILSTPYSEWSVSFSPDGTTAYSSLGDIYWTIISAKQVNGVWQKPEVVPFSGRFRDTDPFVAPDGSMLFFISSRPFLPGADQDTPQRVTHLWYAERTGNTWGNLHHLDSTINITGVDNYAPSVSQKGTLYYCSRRKGLEGMQSFYARWKSGRYEIPQQVMVPGAKEVQDPFIAPDESYLVYLDGNDICISFNRNGQWTPEEKFGPEVNNGNNNSSPHVSADNKTLYYTSDRVKGFYKRDLTKPALNYDQLVQENNSIYNNRGNILMIAIHLP; from the coding sequence ATGACCAGGATCCGCCTTTATCTTTTATCCGTAATGCTGCTGCCGGCGCTATTGTTTGGGCAAGGAAAAAAACGTCTGCTTATTGACAGTGGTGCCACGTCGCAGGTTTTTGCCCCCGGCATATTGTCCACCCCTTACAGCGAATGGTCTGTATCATTTTCACCCGACGGTACTACCGCTTATAGCTCTTTAGGTGATATATATTGGACGATCATCAGCGCCAAACAAGTAAATGGCGTATGGCAAAAACCCGAAGTGGTGCCATTTTCCGGCCGCTTCCGCGACACCGACCCGTTTGTGGCCCCCGATGGGAGTATGCTCTTTTTTATATCCAGCCGGCCCTTTCTGCCCGGTGCCGATCAGGATACCCCGCAACGCGTAACCCACCTTTGGTATGCCGAGCGTACCGGGAATACCTGGGGCAACCTGCATCACCTGGATTCGACAATTAACATCACCGGGGTAGATAATTATGCCCCATCTGTTAGCCAAAAAGGCACACTTTACTATTGTTCACGCCGCAAAGGCTTGGAAGGGATGCAAAGTTTTTACGCCAGATGGAAAAGTGGTCGTTACGAAATACCCCAACAAGTAATGGTGCCCGGCGCCAAAGAGGTGCAGGATCCATTCATCGCGCCCGATGAAAGTTATCTGGTTTATTTAGATGGCAACGATATTTGTATCAGCTTTAACCGTAACGGCCAGTGGACGCCTGAAGAAAAATTTGGCCCAGAGGTTAATAACGGCAACAATAATTCGTCGCCGCATGTTTCTGCCGATAACAAAACTTTGTATTATACCTCCGACCGTGTCAAAGGCTTTTATAAACGCGACCTCACCAAACCCGCACTCAATTATGACCAGTTGGTGCAGGAAAACAACAGCATTTATAACAACCGTGGCAATATCTTAATGATCGCTATCCATCTGCCATGA
- a CDS encoding sensor histidine kinase, whose product MKIERLSVRQLQWLIWCGVAMIVFFSTVAEDPLAQALVYMMINVSFYAVIIYGNISFLYPRFYETGRRLEYVIYSALYVCAFAIGRGYLAISIYNHYFAKTPEKITWPLILAFIAGGALDFMMSLIFRIALAYFKLKQQSEEIKVQKSKAELNLLKAQLQPHFLFNTLNNIYYEIYTEAPRSAKLVEQLSEIMRYFTDETPKEQVPLSAEIGFIQNYIALETIRLRYGAEVRLEQELYKDFMVPPMLLMTLVENVFKHGIDPQINKNPVTIKLYDQNGYLYFQTINAKVERAGLPHGLGLKNLRERLSILYDDQFELNHTEENGLFIASLKIPVS is encoded by the coding sequence ATGAAGATTGAGAGACTTTCTGTGCGGCAATTGCAATGGCTGATTTGGTGCGGCGTAGCGATGATCGTTTTTTTTAGCACTGTAGCCGAAGACCCACTGGCGCAGGCATTGGTCTATATGATGATCAATGTAAGCTTTTACGCAGTGATCATCTATGGCAATATCAGCTTCCTTTACCCCAGGTTCTATGAAACCGGGCGCCGGTTGGAATATGTCATTTATTCCGCTTTATATGTCTGTGCTTTTGCGATCGGGCGCGGCTATTTGGCAATTAGTATCTACAACCATTATTTTGCCAAAACACCGGAAAAGATCACTTGGCCGCTTATCCTGGCTTTTATTGCCGGCGGCGCACTGGATTTTATGATGAGCCTGATCTTCCGTATTGCGTTGGCTTATTTCAAACTGAAGCAACAATCCGAGGAGATCAAAGTGCAGAAAAGCAAAGCCGAACTCAATTTGCTCAAAGCCCAACTACAGCCGCATTTTCTGTTCAATACACTTAATAATATTTATTACGAGATCTACACCGAAGCGCCCCGATCAGCCAAACTGGTGGAGCAGCTGTCGGAGATTATGCGCTACTTTACTGATGAAACCCCGAAGGAACAGGTGCCACTATCGGCAGAGATAGGCTTTATCCAGAACTACATTGCTTTGGAAACAATCAGGCTACGCTATGGCGCGGAAGTGAGATTGGAGCAGGAATTGTATAAAGACTTTATGGTGCCGCCAATGCTGCTGATGACCCTGGTAGAGAACGTATTTAAGCACGGTATAGACCCGCAAATAAACAAAAACCCTGTGACGATAAAACTGTATGACCAGAACGGGTACCTGTATTTTCAAACCATTAACGCCAAGGTTGAGCGGGCCGGGCTGCCGCATGGCCTGGGGCTGAAGAACCTGCGGGAGCGATTGTCAATCCTGTACGATGATCAGTTTGAATTGAACCACACCGAAGAGAACGGGCTCTTTATTGCCTCTTTAAAAATACCGGTATCATGA
- a CDS encoding LytR/AlgR family response regulator transcription factor yields MNLTCIIVDDEPNAVKLLEVLVQEHTAWKCQALCYNAAEALAFLKANPVDFIFLDINMPKLTGMELAGLLPANTRIVFTTAYSEYALDSFNFQTIDYLLKPITLKRFLVAVGKIENYFTAEHKINTEQRVFFKSGKVLKNVRLSEILYFEGEQEYIRVVTPAEQFLIYRRLKELQEQLPAGFVRVHNSYIVNAEHIDQIKDNHVHIGDKAISVSEKFREELMRLVGQRLF; encoded by the coding sequence ATGAACCTGACTTGTATAATTGTTGACGACGAACCAAATGCAGTAAAGCTGCTGGAGGTGCTGGTGCAAGAACATACTGCCTGGAAATGCCAGGCGCTTTGTTACAATGCGGCAGAGGCGCTGGCTTTTTTAAAAGCTAATCCGGTTGATTTTATATTTCTGGATATCAATATGCCCAAACTGACGGGGATGGAACTGGCAGGTTTATTACCGGCAAATACGCGGATTGTATTTACCACGGCTTATTCGGAATATGCGTTGGACAGTTTTAACTTCCAAACGATTGATTATTTGCTTAAACCAATTACGCTGAAGCGCTTTTTAGTGGCGGTGGGCAAGATCGAAAATTATTTTACGGCGGAACACAAGATCAATACGGAGCAGCGTGTCTTTTTCAAATCGGGCAAAGTGCTGAAGAATGTCCGGCTCAGCGAGATCCTGTATTTTGAAGGGGAGCAGGAATATATTCGGGTGGTGACCCCGGCGGAGCAGTTCCTGATCTACCGGCGGTTAAAAGAATTGCAGGAGCAATTACCGGCAGGTTTTGTGCGGGTTCATAACTCCTATATCGTCAATGCCGAGCATATTGACCAGATCAAGGACAACCATGTGCATATCGGTGATAAAGCCATATCGGTGAGCGAGAAGTTTCGCGAGGAGCTGATGCGACTCGTGGGTCAACGCTTGTTTTAA
- a CDS encoding DUF4267 domain-containing protein yields METQIKEANWGLRSVFYWITWLIALGFIFIGIRFILQPQVGAFGYGIPFHNGHDITYGLTKGIRDIYSCLVLLPFLFMRMKRAAAWVFTLAIVISATDCLIILHTNGSRDIGHLLIHGLTALMMIINSIMLFRINASVNKR; encoded by the coding sequence ATGGAAACACAAATCAAAGAAGCAAACTGGGGCTTACGCTCTGTCTTTTATTGGATCACATGGCTGATTGCCCTGGGATTTATTTTTATCGGCATTCGCTTTATTTTACAACCGCAGGTTGGTGCCTTCGGTTATGGCATTCCTTTTCATAACGGCCATGATATCACTTACGGTCTGACCAAAGGAATTCGCGATATTTATTCATGTCTGGTATTGTTGCCCTTTCTATTCATGAGGATGAAAAGAGCGGCGGCATGGGTGTTTACTTTGGCTATTGTAATCTCAGCAACTGACTGTTTAATTATCTTGCATACTAACGGATCCCGGGATATTGGACATCTATTAATTCACGGTTTGACAGCATTAATGATGATTATCAATAGCATTATGCTTTTTCGGATCAACGCTTCAGTAAATAAACGGTGA
- a CDS encoding DUF1593 domain-containing protein: MKPTKLKSKIMKTRLMLIALLVLSIVLATHITASGQTIAKHRLIVITDIGNEPDDFMSMVRLMLYANQIDIVGLIASTSIHQSRKVSPELIEKVIHSYEKVQPNLLKHEPGFPTAQKLLSLVKKGLPVYGMEGVGKGEDSEGSDWVIKMLEKNDSRPLWVTVWGGPNILAQALWKIRETKSEGEAKRLISKLRVYTISDQDNSGTWIRKNFPDLFYIASPGNYYAATWSAILSVFPGANNEVVSNDWLMRNVQQGHGSLGAIYPDVSFGMEGDTPSWLSLIPNGLNNPEHPNWGGWGGRYEFYKPPFDPKMKWIVPLEEETRPFWTNAEDEFTPWVQGKWGRAVVKDTGTYKDNHVTIWRWREEIQNDFAARMAWCNTDYKAANHPPVAKLNMPEQLTIKSGETFSLDGSASYDPDGDALSFQWFQYREAGTLDNTIAVTPAENMSVITELKAPEVGSLQTTHFILKVTDKGTPRLTRYKRVIVTILPKQ; the protein is encoded by the coding sequence ATGAAACCTACCAAATTAAAAAGTAAAATAATGAAAACAAGACTAATGTTAATTGCGCTACTTGTATTAAGTATTGTACTTGCAACACACATTACGGCTTCTGGACAAACAATTGCCAAACATCGCCTGATTGTCATTACAGACATCGGAAACGAGCCTGATGATTTTATGTCGATGGTCCGGTTAATGCTATACGCAAATCAAATCGACATTGTAGGACTTATTGCTTCAACATCCATTCACCAATCAAGAAAGGTTAGCCCAGAACTCATTGAAAAAGTCATTCATAGTTATGAGAAGGTGCAACCTAATCTTCTAAAACATGAACCAGGATTTCCAACAGCGCAAAAATTATTAAGCCTGGTAAAAAAAGGCCTTCCGGTTTATGGGATGGAAGGCGTAGGAAAAGGCGAAGATTCGGAAGGTTCGGATTGGGTCATCAAGATGCTTGAAAAGAATGACAGCCGCCCTTTATGGGTAACTGTTTGGGGCGGCCCGAATATACTGGCGCAAGCACTTTGGAAAATCAGGGAGACTAAAAGCGAAGGGGAAGCAAAAAGGTTGATAAGTAAGCTCAGAGTATACACGATTTCGGATCAGGATAATTCGGGGACATGGATACGCAAGAATTTCCCCGATCTATTCTACATCGCAAGCCCGGGAAATTATTATGCGGCTACATGGTCAGCAATCTTAAGCGTATTTCCCGGCGCCAACAACGAAGTTGTCAGCAATGATTGGCTTATGCGAAATGTCCAGCAGGGACATGGGTCGCTCGGGGCCATCTATCCAGATGTGTCTTTTGGCATGGAGGGTGATACCCCGTCCTGGCTCTCGCTGATTCCAAATGGACTGAACAATCCGGAGCATCCAAACTGGGGAGGTTGGGGTGGACGTTATGAATTTTACAAACCACCCTTTGACCCCAAGATGAAATGGATTGTTCCGCTGGAAGAAGAGACGAGACCATTTTGGACAAATGCCGAAGACGAATTTACACCTTGGGTGCAGGGCAAATGGGGAAGAGCCGTTGTAAAAGATACAGGTACATACAAAGACAATCATGTAACGATTTGGAGATGGAGAGAAGAAATCCAGAATGATTTTGCGGCAAGAATGGCTTGGTGCAATACGGATTATAAAGCTGCCAATCACCCACCGGTTGCGAAACTCAATATGCCTGAACAGCTCACTATAAAATCCGGCGAGACATTTAGTCTTGACGGCAGTGCATCCTATGACCCTGATGGAGATGCCCTGAGTTTTCAGTGGTTTCAATACAGGGAAGCGGGAACATTGGATAATACAATAGCGGTCACTCCGGCAGAAAACATGTCTGTCATTACAGAGTTAAAAGCGCCAGAGGTAGGTAGTCTCCAAACTACTCACTTCATCTTGAAGGTTACCGATAAAGGAACGCCCCGGCTAACCCGATATAAAAGAGTAATCGTAACCATTCTTCCAAAGCAATGA
- a CDS encoding ABC transporter permease, with protein sequence MEQELSPLYTLKTYTFHINVYDFVFLEAIFVGLACAMLLWFAKRPQQTAHRIFAIALVIIVLYIARLLAIDVRLATYIPYWSRMPLQFSLAFGPLFYFYILKITRPAYKFKSNDLLHFIPLLLELCVQLLEINESIKTGKATYETPAFVRINPLLQILLLISVFVYLYASHKLIRNFYRRLQFNNGDRYRYEMRWLHRLVIGFSLLGLFWMSFATADYFYYHRQLGIHAYYPLYLLLVMLTIYTAAVTFKRTKTLLRSATTPVFKPAPPPESKQKGIWLKKSMKTNMYYQDPELNLPLLAEKLNLPHHELSRIVNTVLKKSFSDFVNEFRVAEVIRKMQDPAYGHLTLLGIAFESGFSSKTNFNRTFKQMTGKSPAVYKLELQKERPYYNMERQPRFAGVILNQETAQQRAVKKSNRNGMFKNYFKIAWRTLVRHKSYTTINIAGLAIGIAACLLIFLVVQYETSFDDFHTNKDRIYRVVLVRNGPDGSHAGSGTPMPLADGIKIDFPQIKQLGNIFQNGGSHYMVGNERDGGQLKKFKEDLAYYADPGFFEIFDFKWLAGDKNTALAEPNTVVLSRDEADKFFGDWHKAMGKTIRYENQRDLKVTGILENTPPNTDFPMRLAISWATVTGQGGDFNRSMQDWVSTFGSRNCYMILPYDVNEKQFNTALATLAKKHVPAPYNKNEIFQLQPLKDMHYSTETGVYSGRTFSKELISAISLIGLFLLVIACVNFINLATAQAVNRSKEVGVRKVLGSNRYQLVLQFITETLIITSSAVVLATIIAMVVLPMLNNLLEVQLSAAFLADPMVILFLVSVVIGVTLLAGSYPALVLSGFNPIEALRNRISASRASGISLRRVLVVAQFCIAQFLVIGTLVLIYQMNYFKNKSLGFNKDAVITVPFPADSIGRSRVDVLKGQLLEQPGIKDISISLFGPSDNNDWYSDFKFNNSPKPVDFAACLKWADPEYFRLYDIQFLAGSPYNKSDTVSGYVVNERLIHMLGITDPRQAIGKYIMLWDKKILNAQITGVVKDYNVGSLRNAIPPVLMGPWKRQYSKLNIKIQTEHVKQTLVGIEHLWNKTYPEGVYEYQFLDKTIADFYRNEDELSTLYKIFAGIAIFISCLGLYGLVSFMAVQRTKEVGIRKTLGASVGHIVYLFSKEFTLLIVIAFAISAPIGYYFMHRWLQDYTYRINIGPDIFIVAILVSVIIAWTSVGYKAIKAALANPVKSLRSE encoded by the coding sequence TTGGAACAGGAATTGAGTCCTTTGTACACATTGAAAACTTATACATTCCATATCAACGTTTACGACTTCGTGTTTTTGGAAGCTATTTTCGTCGGACTGGCTTGTGCCATGCTTTTATGGTTCGCCAAAAGGCCACAACAGACCGCACACAGAATTTTTGCCATAGCCTTGGTCATTATCGTTTTGTATATTGCCCGACTGTTAGCTATTGATGTTCGCCTGGCTACTTACATTCCTTATTGGAGCCGTATGCCGCTGCAGTTTTCGCTGGCTTTTGGTCCTCTTTTTTATTTTTACATATTAAAAATAACCCGCCCGGCGTATAAATTCAAGTCTAATGATCTGCTGCACTTCATTCCGTTATTGCTCGAGCTATGTGTTCAGCTATTGGAGATCAATGAAAGTATTAAAACGGGCAAAGCTACTTATGAGACACCGGCTTTTGTCCGGATTAACCCCTTGTTACAAATATTGTTGTTGATCTCAGTTTTCGTATACCTATACGCATCCCACAAGCTGATACGAAATTTTTATCGGCGTCTTCAATTTAACAATGGTGACCGGTATAGATATGAAATGCGGTGGTTACATCGCCTGGTAATCGGGTTCAGCCTGCTTGGGCTATTTTGGATGTCTTTTGCTACCGCAGACTATTTTTATTATCACCGCCAGTTAGGTATCCACGCCTATTATCCGTTATACCTGCTTTTAGTGATGCTGACTATTTATACAGCAGCCGTTACTTTCAAGAGGACTAAAACTTTGTTGCGCTCAGCTACAACTCCTGTTTTTAAACCGGCACCGCCGCCAGAATCGAAACAAAAGGGCATTTGGCTCAAGAAGTCCATGAAAACAAACATGTATTACCAGGACCCCGAGCTTAATTTGCCCTTGCTCGCTGAAAAATTAAATCTTCCGCACCATGAATTATCCCGCATAGTTAACACAGTATTGAAAAAAAGCTTTAGTGATTTTGTTAATGAATTCAGAGTTGCAGAAGTGATCCGGAAAATGCAGGATCCAGCTTATGGCCACCTGACCTTGCTCGGCATAGCATTTGAGTCCGGATTTAGTTCAAAGACCAATTTCAACCGAACTTTTAAACAAATGACCGGAAAAAGCCCGGCAGTGTATAAACTTGAGCTACAAAAAGAGCGACCGTATTATAATATGGAACGACAGCCACGTTTCGCCGGAGTAATTTTAAACCAGGAAACGGCTCAGCAGCGGGCCGTTAAGAAATCCAATCGGAACGGTATGTTTAAAAATTATTTCAAGATCGCCTGGCGCACCCTGGTACGTCATAAAAGTTATACCACCATCAACATAGCGGGTCTGGCGATAGGCATTGCAGCTTGCCTGCTCATATTTTTAGTTGTTCAATACGAAACTAGTTTCGATGACTTTCATACTAATAAGGACCGCATTTATCGCGTAGTATTAGTGCGAAACGGCCCTGACGGGTCACATGCGGGTTCCGGAACACCAATGCCCTTAGCTGATGGCATAAAGATTGACTTCCCACAGATAAAGCAGCTGGGGAATATCTTTCAAAATGGCGGATCGCATTACATGGTGGGCAATGAGCGTGATGGAGGACAATTGAAAAAGTTTAAAGAAGACCTCGCGTATTATGCTGATCCTGGTTTTTTTGAAATCTTTGATTTCAAGTGGCTGGCTGGAGATAAAAACACCGCTTTGGCGGAGCCTAATACCGTTGTTTTATCCCGCGATGAAGCCGATAAATTCTTTGGCGACTGGCATAAGGCGATGGGCAAAACAATAAGGTACGAAAATCAGCGGGACCTGAAAGTGACCGGCATTTTAGAGAATACCCCACCCAATACTGATTTCCCCATGAGACTCGCTATTTCCTGGGCTACAGTCACCGGACAAGGCGGCGATTTTAATCGCAGTATGCAGGATTGGGTAAGCACTTTCGGAAGCAGGAATTGTTATATGATTTTACCCTACGATGTAAATGAGAAGCAGTTTAACACCGCCCTGGCAACGTTGGCGAAAAAACATGTGCCAGCGCCCTATAATAAAAATGAGATCTTTCAATTACAGCCATTGAAAGATATGCATTATAGTACTGAAACGGGTGTTTACAGCGGTCGCACTTTCAGCAAGGAATTGATCAGTGCGATCAGTTTGATCGGCTTGTTCCTGCTCGTTATAGCTTGTGTAAACTTTATCAACCTGGCTACAGCCCAGGCCGTAAACAGGTCTAAAGAGGTTGGCGTGCGTAAAGTTTTGGGCAGCAACCGTTACCAACTGGTATTGCAATTTATTACCGAAACCTTGATCATAACTTCGTCTGCTGTTGTATTGGCTACTATAATCGCAATGGTGGTCTTGCCTATGTTAAACAATCTGCTCGAGGTCCAGCTAAGCGCCGCCTTCCTGGCCGATCCGATGGTAATTTTGTTTTTAGTGAGTGTCGTCATCGGTGTTACACTTTTGGCCGGCTCCTACCCGGCGCTCGTGTTATCTGGATTTAATCCAATAGAGGCGTTAAGAAACAGGATCAGCGCCAGTAGGGCAAGTGGAATTTCCCTGCGCAGGGTATTGGTAGTGGCGCAGTTCTGTATCGCACAGTTCCTGGTAATCGGTACCCTCGTGCTCATTTACCAAATGAATTATTTCAAAAATAAATCCCTCGGATTTAACAAAGATGCCGTGATCACAGTTCCTTTCCCTGCCGATAGCATTGGCAGATCAAGAGTTGATGTACTGAAAGGCCAGCTGCTGGAGCAACCGGGAATCAAAGACATTAGTATTAGTTTGTTCGGCCCTTCGGATAATAATGATTGGTACAGTGATTTTAAATTCAACAACTCGCCCAAACCTGTTGATTTTGCCGCATGCCTTAAATGGGCCGATCCGGAGTATTTTAGGTTATACGATATTCAATTTTTGGCGGGCAGCCCTTATAATAAATCAGATACCGTATCTGGCTATGTAGTTAATGAGAGATTAATACACATGCTTGGAATTACCGACCCGAGACAGGCCATAGGCAAATACATTATGTTATGGGATAAAAAGATCTTGAATGCGCAGATTACCGGTGTAGTGAAAGATTATAATGTGGGCTCGCTCCGTAACGCTATACCACCGGTTTTGATGGGGCCCTGGAAAAGACAGTATTCGAAGCTGAATATCAAAATCCAAACCGAGCACGTGAAACAGACACTTGTTGGTATTGAGCACCTGTGGAACAAAACATACCCGGAAGGTGTGTACGAATATCAATTCCTCGATAAAACAATAGCGGATTTTTATAGGAATGAAGATGAATTATCTACGCTTTATAAAATATTCGCTGGCATAGCCATATTTATTTCCTGTCTTGGTTTATATGGCTTAGTATCGTTTATGGCTGTTCAACGTACTAAAGAAGTAGGGATACGCAAAACTTTAGGTGCTTCCGTAGGGCATATCGTGTACCTGTTCTCCAAAGAGTTTACACTGCTTATTGTCATTGCGTTTGCCATTTCGGCCCCCATAGGTTACTATTTCATGCATAGATGGCTACAGGATTATACCTATCGGATCAACATCGGGCCGGATATTTTTATCGTCGCGATATTAGTCTCAGTGATAATTGCCTGGACAAGTGTAGGTTACAAGGCTATAAAAGCGGCACTGGCTAACCCTGTAAAGAGCCTGAGGAGCGAATAA
- a CDS encoding type II toxin-antitoxin system HipA family toxin, which translates to MSIPEIEYCPGTLAPGYDTYSRTCLVRVFNGKKVSHILPYDSPASNPETDELFEENRKRMSISGVQEKFSVLLEKNKLRLISEGERGKYILKPIPNAGRKSDQMPANEHVTMQIARQVYGIETAENALIFFKNGAPAYITKRFDVKPDGSKLAQDDFASLAGRTPQTHGEHYKYEGNYLELFQLMEKFVPAYKLEAPKLLKLLIFNYLFSNGDAHFKNFSLLETPLGDYRLSPAYDLLNSRAHISDRDFALDDGLLPKNMAQGKLSHQFSVLAREAGIAEKVFNEMMELMVSQSDAVERFTFSSFLDETAKRHYWQSYQGRLKQLQKK; encoded by the coding sequence ATGAGTATACCAGAAATTGAATATTGCCCCGGCACATTAGCGCCCGGTTACGATACCTATAGCCGTACTTGTCTCGTCCGGGTTTTCAATGGCAAAAAGGTCAGCCACATTCTACCTTACGATTCTCCCGCTTCTAATCCGGAAACTGATGAATTATTTGAAGAAAACAGGAAACGAATGTCCATCTCAGGTGTACAGGAGAAATTCTCGGTCTTGCTGGAAAAGAACAAACTTAGGCTGATTAGCGAGGGGGAGCGTGGAAAATATATTCTTAAACCGATTCCAAATGCTGGCCGAAAATCAGATCAGATGCCGGCAAATGAGCATGTAACGATGCAAATCGCCCGCCAGGTCTACGGTATTGAAACCGCCGAGAATGCTCTGATTTTTTTTAAAAATGGCGCGCCTGCATATATTACCAAACGGTTCGACGTTAAGCCGGATGGCAGCAAACTGGCGCAAGATGATTTTGCTTCGCTTGCAGGCAGAACACCGCAAACGCACGGTGAACATTATAAATACGAAGGAAATTACCTTGAGCTATTCCAACTGATGGAAAAATTCGTACCGGCATATAAACTCGAAGCGCCAAAGCTACTGAAACTATTAATTTTCAATTATTTATTCTCGAATGGAGATGCTCACTTTAAGAATTTCTCGTTACTGGAAACGCCGCTTGGCGATTACCGTCTCAGCCCTGCTTATGATCTGTTGAATAGTCGTGCCCATATAAGCGACCGGGACTTCGCACTTGATGACGGTCTATTGCCAAAAAACATGGCACAAGGTAAATTAAGCCATCAATTCAGTGTGTTGGCCAGGGAAGCAGGTATCGCGGAAAAAGTATTTAATGAAATGATGGAATTAATGGTTTCACAATCAGATGCTGTTGAGCGGTTCACGTTTTCCTCGTTCTTAGACGAAACCGCAAAACGACACTACTGGCAATCCTATCAAGGCCGGCTCAAACAATTACAAAAGAAATAG
- a CDS encoding HipA N-terminal domain-containing protein, whose translation MRTAQVLFKDEAAGTLTQHDDGSFSFAYDPSWVDDPGKAAISLTLPKRHQAYHSEFLFPFFYNMLPEGSNKQVVCKLNRLDRDDYFGLLITIAKNDTIGAVTIHKIDNE comes from the coding sequence ATGAGAACGGCACAAGTATTATTTAAAGATGAAGCAGCCGGTACATTAACCCAGCATGACGATGGATCGTTCTCATTTGCGTATGATCCTTCCTGGGTCGACGACCCAGGCAAAGCGGCCATTAGCCTTACCTTGCCAAAGAGGCACCAAGCATATCACTCCGAATTTCTTTTCCCCTTTTTTTATAATATGCTGCCGGAAGGCTCCAATAAGCAGGTCGTATGTAAACTCAACCGCCTGGACCGGGATGATTATTTCGGGTTATTGATCACTATTGCAAAAAACGATACCATCGGCGCGGTAACCATACATAAAATTGACAACGAATGA
- a CDS encoding helix-turn-helix domain-containing protein — MHFEKLIKMIKERRESLQVTQETLAELSGVGLRTVKQFESGKGNPTIITLQKLGDALGLEITMKIKTKSNN, encoded by the coding sequence ATGCACTTTGAAAAACTTATAAAGATGATAAAGGAGCGGCGGGAGTCACTCCAGGTTACACAAGAAACGCTGGCAGAATTGTCGGGCGTGGGATTGAGAACCGTCAAGCAATTCGAAAGCGGGAAAGGAAATCCAACCATAATAACATTGCAAAAACTTGGAGATGCATTAGGCCTCGAAATAACCATGAAAATAAAGACGAAATCGAATAATTAA